AAAATAGCTTTTATAGACTCTTAGATCTTGTCTTTGAGTCACAAAATCAACTTTTAAATAGCGTCAACAAAATGGTTATAAGCGAACTTGGACAAAGGGGCAATGAATTTTATTTTGATTCATCAACAATCTATTTTGAGACATTTGAAAGAAATGGATTAAGAATTCCTGGTTATTCTAAAGGTGCTAAATTCAAAGAAGACCAAATTATCATTGCCTTAGCGTGTGATAAAAATGGAATTCCTTTTCATATTAAAGTTTTTGAAAGAAATACAGCCGATTCTAGTACATTAATCCCTTTTGTATTAGATGTTGAATCCAAATATAAAATCAAAAATATGACAATAATTGCTGACCGTGGGATGTTGACTGCTGCAAATATTCGATTTCTTGAGTCAAAAGAATATAATTTCATTATTTCTTATCATGCAAAGCTAGGTAGCCAAAAATTCAAAAATTATTTACTAGATCCTAGTGATTATGTTGATGTAAATGCCGATTTTAAGTATAAAAAAGAAGAATTTTATTCATCTTATAAGAATAAAAGATACACTGAAAATATTAGAAGAAGAATTATTACTTACAGTAAAAAAAGAGCAAAAAAAGATAGTGAACTTCGCGAAGAGCAAATCCAAAATTTTATTAAAAAACAAAATAAAGATGGTTTTATTGAAGTAAACAAATTGTTTGGTAGAAAACCTAAATATTTTAGGGAAATTTCAAACATGAAATTTGAATTGGATCAAAGTAAAATTGACAAAGACAAACAATTTGATGGTTACTATGTTTATGAAACAAATATACTAAATTTAAATGTGTTAGACATAGTTGAAAAATACCAAAAACAGCAGAATATTGAAGATAATTTTAGAAGTCTAAAAGGTTTATTGAATATTCGCCCTGTATTTTTAAGAATTGACGAGCATGTCCTAGCTCACACTCTTTTGTGTTTTATTTCGCTAGTTATTTTAAAAACTATAATTTTTAAAATCAACAAACATATTAGTGATAACAAGTTATTTCAAAACAGTCAATTAACTGAAGTTGGCTTAGTAACGATGTTGCAAAAATTAAGACAAAGGGTTGAATTTAACACTTTAGATCAGCAAATGATATTTAAAAATCGCGAAGGCGTTCCTAATGACCCGGATATTTGAAATAGGTATGATTTCTACTTTGATATCTTAATAAATCACTAATAAAATTGTAATTAACCTTTGCCAAAAAATTTACAAAAGTGCCTAAAACACGACACTTTTGTAAATTTATCTCATCAAACTGGGAAATTCGGGATTTCTAACAAGACCCCTAGAATCTCAACCACTTTTTAATAGCTTTTTTGAAACTATTATTAAAAATAAGTACTAAATTATTGTTTTTTTACTAATTTAAAGACTGGGGCAACATAATAAATCCCAGAAATTACTGATATAATTGCTGCAAAAATAGTTGTCAAATTAAATAAATAATAGTGTTTTATAAAAATTTCGACACTAATTGAGTATCCAAGGAAAATAATAACAATCGCTAAAATTTGTAAAACTGTCTTTAATTTTCCTAAAAAATTAGCAGCTACGCTAATATTTTTTTTGGCAAGGAAAATACGAAAGCCATCAACAATAATGTCGCGTAAAACAAAAACCAAAACAAGAAATCATGGAGTTAATTCTAAATAAGATAAGAGAAAAAAGGTTGTTGTTGTTAGTATTTTATCAGTTATTGGGTCAAAAATTTTGCCTAATTCTGATTCAAGACTAAATTTTCGGGCAAGGTAACCATCAAGAAAATCGGTGAAACTTGAAGCAACAAAAAAGAAAAACGCTATATAAAATAGCGAAAAATAATTATATTTGGAAAAAAGATAAAGTAAAATAAAAATTATCAAGCTGCCAAGAAGGCGAAAAAAAGTTAAAAAATTAATAAAATAAAATAAAATATCTATTTTTTTCTTCATTTTTTTCAAAAAGGTAGCTTAATCGGTTTTGTCGGGATGCGATTTTGATCAAAATATTGCTGACTTAATGTTGAGAGCTCGTCAATTTGAACTTTTTTTTGTTTTAAATCAGCAATTAAATGACTATAATATTTCAAAAAACGGATTTTTTCGTCATTATA
This sequence is a window from Mesomycoplasma ovipneumoniae. Protein-coding genes within it:
- a CDS encoding IS1634 family transposase, yielding MKKQNLFLFNVWGSSKDKPYKYVGWTQGYGKGAKRWFSLGNERNLEKINPNAVQIIKEKLKLFSNLDDKEKVKTALLDSIKNSTIIEGSVPVGAELIEKFIEKHNIFESLPKSRHKNMKEIFNYWISKQITDPGSIINAFDKKDDYSNQINTSKNSFYRLLDLVFESQNQLLNSVNKMVISELGQRGNEFYFDSSTIYFETFERNGLRIPGYSKGAKFKEDQIIIALACDKNGIPFHIKVFERNTADSSTLIPFVLDVESKYKIKNMTIIADRGMLTAANIRFLESKEYNFIISYHAKLGSQKFKNYLLDPSDYVDVNADFKYKKEEFYSSYKNKRYTENIRRRIITYSKKRAKKDSELREEQIQNFIKKQNKDGFIEVNKLFGRKPKYFREISNMKFELDQSKIDKDKQFDGYYVYETNILNLNVLDIVEKYQKQQNIEDNFRSLKGLLNIRPVFLRIDEHVLAHTLLCFISLVILKTIIFKINKHISDNKLFQNSQLTEVGLVTMLQKLRQRVEFNTLDQQMIFKNREGVPNDPDIWNRYDFYFDILINH
- the pgsA gene encoding CDP-diacylglycerol--glycerol-3-phosphate 3-phosphatidyltransferase, which produces MKKKIDILFYFINFLTFFRLLGSLIIFILLYLFSKYNYFSLFYIAFFFFVASSFTDFLDGYLARKFSLESELGKIFDPITDKILTTTTFFLLSYLELTPWFLVLVFVLRDIIVDGFRIFLAKKNISVAANFLGKLKTVLQILAIVIIFLGYSISVEIFIKHYYLFNLTTIFAAIISVISGIYYVAPVFKLVKKQ